A single Vigna radiata var. radiata cultivar VC1973A chromosome 8, Vradiata_ver6, whole genome shotgun sequence DNA region contains:
- the LOC106770329 gene encoding protein MAINTENANCE OF MERISTEMS-like, which yields MVIGVGFDGLVFVSEVVVWYLYYDRRGKYYIGNVGFMLKRSVMTPYREMVRTRGASFSSRGESSRGESSREQSSRGESSAQGLARRRPTASTRRGWAAPIQDDPITEDRAFEEEAYQAYEGPVQEEAFEASDDDYEEEEHDVPGIQEEDVGGFPGGPRDASLLTHYVQHVAYGISQGWICYDYIDKGLLLGFIERWNFETSSFHLPVGEMTITLDDVSTLLHLPVLGQLCDLEELEFEEARTALVDLLGVDGGTAGAEMEDARGTKVRLSWLRDIYVQRCRSQDWDYAARAYLLHLVGCTIFANKSASSIRVSYLLLFRDVHACGRYAWGVAALAHLYEQLGDASLASTKQMVGYLTLFQSWIYEHFPRMGRRRLVSSYDDTTPRATRWQSPRQSLTLVEIREQLDGLTYSGVVWHPYEAHRGIRPLFRVCMYSGWIQIGDTLSRHLPEHVMRQFGFYQEIPRPPTVVADADVVVVDFAWLHFTXHVIRNVRQASYPSECVDGYIQWFTRVSHPYIIVAPATARPPLAPTQCPDVPQEAXPHRRSSPPSPSGALARFRRMARKLQLLISCRHVTEGTVAHQMAVELLQDANDGIDEYSPTRRGQRHVLGRRSTSN from the exons aaatggTAAGAACACGAGGTGCATCTTTTAGTTCTCGTGGGGAGAGTTCTCGAGGAGAGAGTTCTCGAGAACAAAGTTCTCGAGGAGAGAGTTCTGCACAAGGTTTAGCTAGGAGACGACCTACAGCTTCGACACGGAGAGGGTGGGCAGCTCCTATTCAGGATGACCCTATCACTGAGGATCGAGCATTTGAGGAGGAGGCATATCAGGCCTACGAGGGTCCTGTTCAGGAGGAGGCATTTGAGGCCTCTGATGACGATTATGAGGAGGAGGAACATGATGTTCCTGGCATACAAGAGGAGGATGTCGGTGGATTTCCTGGAGGTCCACGTGATGCTTCTTTACTGACGCACTATGTTCAGCATGTTGCTTATGGTATTTCACAGGGCTGG ATCTGCTACGATTACATTGATAAGGGCTTGTTGCTCGGATTCATAGAGAGGTGGAACTTTGAGACGAGTAGTTTCCATCTCCCTGTAGGGGAGATGACGATCACGCTTGACGATGTATCCACTTTACTTCATCTCCCGGTGCTAGGACAGTTATGTGATTTGGAGGAGTTGGAGTTTGAGGAGGCTCGTACAGCCCTCGTAGACCTGCTCGGCGTTGATGGTGGCACAGCTGGTGCTGAGATGGAGGATGCACGTGGTACTAAAGTCAGACTCAGCTGGCTGAGAGACATATATGTTCAGAGGTGTCGGTCACAGGATTGGGACTATGCTGCCAGAGCATATCTGTTGCATCTAGTAGGATGCACCATTTTTGCAAATAAAAGTGCCAGTTCTATACGCGTGTCTTACCTACTATTATTTAGAGACGTACACGCGTGTGGTAGATATGCTTGGGGCGTTGCTGCACTCGCCCATTTGTACGAGCAGCTTGGGGATGCCAGTCTGGCTTCCACGAAGCAGATGGTTGGATATTTGACTCTTTTTCAG AGTTGGATATACGAGCATTTCCCTAGAATGGGAAGGAGGCGGTTGGTGTCTTCTTATGATGACACCACACCACGTGCGACTAGGTGGCAGAGCCCTCGGCAGAGTTTGACTCTTGTAGAGATTCGGGAGCAGTTGGATGGCCTGACATACAGTGGAGTTGTATGGCATCCATATGAGGCACATCGGGGCATTCGTCCATTATTCAGAGTTTGTATGTATTCTGGATGGATTCAGATTGGTGACACCCTTTCCCGACATTTGCCTGAGCATGTGATGAGGCAGTTTGGGTTTTACCAGGAGATTCCACGACCACCCACTGTCGTTGCAGATGCAGATGTAGTCGTTGTTGATTTTGCGTGGTTGCACTTCACANACCACGTTATTAGGAATGTGAGACAGGCATCATACCCTTCTGAATGTGTCGATGGATACATACAGTGGTTTACGAGGGTTTCACATCCCTATATTATTGTTGCTCCAGCTACCGCGAGACCACCTCTTGCGCCTACACAATGTCCTGATGTTCCACAGGAGGCANGACCTCATCGTAGATCCTCTCCGCCTTCACCATCCGGCGCCTTg GCTAGATTTAGGAGAATGGCTAGAAAGTTACAGTTGTTGATATCGTGTCGTCATGTGACCGAGGGTACTGTTGCACATCAGATGGCGGTGGAACTGCTTCAGGATGCTAATGATGGAATCGACGAATATTCTCCAACTAGGAGAGGACAGAGGCATGTTCTTGGTAGACGCTCGACGTCTAATTGA
- the LOC106770330 gene encoding uncharacterized protein LOC106770330, translating into MESXSVKSKLQTKLNVVKKKKVVMIDQFDSITHPFIVDVVDVVAYGNCGYRCIATLLGLGEDSWPVIRNDLYKELSNWRDEYGRLVGGTDVVDKLKQSLLVEQPQSTANRNKWMTLPDIGYAIANRYNVILVCMSSSQNYTIFPLRSTPPSDITQHRLICIGHVHGCHFVQVILLICDFI; encoded by the exons ATGGAATCTNCATCTGTGAAAAGTAAATTACAAACAAAGCTAAAtgtagtgaagaaaaaaaaagttgtaatgaTAGACCAGTTTGATTCTATTACTCACCCCTTCATTGTGGACGTTGTTGATGTTGTAGCTTATGGTAACTGTGGATATAGATGCATTGCTACATTGTTAGGACTGGGAGAAGATTCATGGCCCGTTATTAGAAATGATTTGTATAAAGAACTCAGTAATTGGCGTGATGAATACGGAAGACTAGTAGGAGGCACTGATGTAGTAGACAAACTGAAACAGTCTTTGTTGGTGGAGCAGCCACAGTCGACG GCTAACAGGAACAAGTGGATGACATTACCAGACATTGGTTATGCAATTGCTAACCGNTATAATGTCATTTTAGTGTGTATGTCATCCTCTCAAAATTATACTATCTTCCCACTACGTTCCACACCACCTTCTGATATTACTCAACATCGCTTAATTTGTATAGGACATGTTCATGGATGTCATTTCGTGCaggtaattttattaatttgtgatttcatttga
- the LOC106769930 gene encoding transcription initiation factor TFIID subunit 8-like: MTNGGGRAAPDDYGRAAVRLALAQLCNAAGFHSATSSALDAFADVAIRYLLDLGRTAESHANHAGRSQCTVFDAIRGFEDLGAPRAFSSPGGVRDIVSFVESADEVPFAQPIPRFPVVQERRRIPSFYQMGETPPSKHIPSWLPALPDPHTYIHTPVWDERVSDPREDKIEQARQRRKAERSLLSLQKRLLLRNGSSEAKARTSASPDSTVLETQCVGDDHKDVDKDGAPVVKVSVLDEGNVGDRNRVSVLDAFAPAIEMLGSGGLGGDEDDGLVEIDRSELPVVRPTVHFKFRTGKKFIGESLDMRIRNKDASRTVGLVGREDERDDKKRRAEYILKQSMENPQELTLL, encoded by the coding sequence ATGACCAACGGCGGAGGAAGAGCCGCGCCGGACGACTACGGCCGAGCCGCAGTACGTCTCGCGTTGGCGCAGCTCTGCAACGCCGCTGGGTTCCACAGCGCCACCTCCTCTGCGCTGGACGCCTTCGCCGACGTCGCAATCCGCTACCTGCTCGACCTAGGCAGAACCGCGGAGTCTCATGCGAACCACGCCGGCCGATCGCAGTGCACCGTCTTCGACGCGATTCGCGGCTTCGAGGACCTGGGAGCGCCGCGAGCCTTCTCCAGCCCCGGCGGAGTCAGAGATATCGTGAGTTTCGTGGAATCGGCAGACGAGGTTCCGTTCGCTCAGCCCATTCCGCGGTTTCCGGTCGTTCAGGAACGACGTCGCATTCCGAGTTTTTATCAGATGGGGGAGACTCCACCGTCGAAGCATATTCCCTCGTGGTTACCGGCTTTGCCAGATCCCCATACGTATATTCACACTCCAGTGTGGGATGAGAGGGTTTCTGATCCTCGTGAAGATAAAATCGAACAAGCTAGGCAGCGTAGGAAGGCTGAGAGGTCGTTGTTGAGTTTGCAGAAACGGTTGTTGTTGCGAAATGGGTCATCGGAAGCTAAAGCAAGAACGTCAGCTTCGCCAGATAGTACTGTTTTGGAAACTCAATGCGTTGGTGATGACCATAAGGATGTTGATAAAGATGGCGCTCCGGTTGTTAAGGTTTCAGTTTTGGATGAGGGTAATGTTGGTGACAGGAACCGTGTTTCGGTGTTGGATGCGTTTGCTCCGGCAATTGAGATGCTTGGGAGTGGAGGGTTGGgtggtgatgaagatgatggatTGGTGGAGATAGACAGAAGTGAGCTTCCTGTTGTGAGACCTACTGTGCATTTTAAGTTTAGGACCGGGAAAAAGTTCATTGGGGAGTCTTTGGATATGAGAATTCGGAATAAGGATGCGTCACGGACGGTGGGATTGGTTGGGAGAGAAGATGAGAGGGATGATAAGAAAAGGAGGGCTGAGTATATTCTCAAACAGTCTATGGAGAACCCCCAGGAACTCACTCTGTTGTAG